Proteins from a single region of Erythrobacter sp.:
- a CDS encoding Hsp20 family protein, with the protein MSRFDFTPYRRSTVGFDRLFDLLENQARLNAGDNYPPFNISRSGEDNYRITLAVAGFRPGDIDITAQQNLLVVQGRKRDEIADGSELIHVGIANRGFERRFELADFVRVESADLADGLLTIDLVREVPEAMKPKKIAINGAARLTAVPLDDADKASSAA; encoded by the coding sequence CGCGTTTCGATTTCACTCCCTATCGCCGCAGCACTGTGGGTTTTGATCGCCTGTTCGACCTGCTCGAAAACCAGGCCCGCCTCAACGCCGGCGACAATTATCCCCCCTTCAACATCTCGCGTTCGGGCGAGGACAATTACCGCATCACGCTGGCCGTGGCGGGCTTCCGTCCGGGCGATATCGACATCACCGCGCAGCAGAACCTGCTGGTCGTGCAGGGCCGCAAGCGCGACGAGATCGCGGACGGATCGGAGCTGATCCATGTCGGCATCGCCAATCGCGGGTTCGAGCGCCGCTTTGAACTGGCCGATTTCGTGCGCGTCGAAAGCGCCGACCTTGCCGACGGGCTGCTGACCATCGATCTGGTGCGCGAAGTGCCCGAGGCGATGAAGCCCAAGAAGATCGCGATCAATGGCGCCGCACGGCTGACCGCTGTGCCGCTGGACGACGCGGACAAGGCCTCGAGCGCTGCCTGA
- a CDS encoding CTP synthase produces MARFIFITGGVVSSLGKGLMAASLAALLQARGYKVRIRKFDPYLNVDPGTMSPYQHGEVYVTDDGAETDLDLGHYERFTGVSSRQSDNITSGRIYRDIIAKERRGDYLGATVQVIPHVTDAIKAFALADQGDHDFILCEIGGTVGDIESLPFMEAIRQLRNELEPFQTVSVHVTLVPYIKAAGELKTKPTQHSVRELASLGIKPDILLCRAEHPIPESERQKIANFCNVRKEAVIPALDAPSIYSVPQQYHAEGLDKEVLRAFGITDAPEPDMAAWSDVTDRYFNPEGEVTIAVVGKYVGLPDAYKSLNEALVHGGLANRVKVNIRWIDAEIFEGDNSEIAAALEPMHGILVPGGFGERGSEGKIAAVTFARTRNVPFFGICLGMQMACIEGARAAGFADASSTEFGETDTPVVGIITEWMTKEGIEQREAGGDLGGTMRLGAYPAKLAANSHTARIYGGAEIISERHRHRYEVNSAFIEPLEKQGLIFAGMSPDGLLPEIVERPDHPWFVGVQFHPELKSRPFDPHPLFAGFIAAALEQSRLV; encoded by the coding sequence ATGGCGCGGTTCATTTTTATCACCGGCGGCGTGGTCTCCTCGCTCGGCAAAGGTCTCATGGCAGCCTCCTTGGCGGCCCTCCTGCAGGCGCGTGGCTACAAGGTCCGCATCCGCAAGTTCGATCCCTATCTCAACGTCGATCCGGGCACGATGAGCCCCTATCAGCACGGCGAGGTCTATGTGACCGATGACGGGGCCGAGACCGATCTCGACCTTGGCCATTACGAGCGCTTCACCGGCGTTTCCTCGCGCCAGAGCGACAACATCACCTCGGGCCGCATTTACCGCGACATCATCGCCAAGGAACGCCGCGGCGACTATCTCGGCGCGACCGTGCAGGTGATCCCGCACGTGACCGACGCGATCAAGGCCTTCGCGCTCGCCGATCAGGGCGATCATGATTTCATCCTGTGCGAAATCGGCGGGACCGTGGGCGACATCGAATCGCTGCCCTTCATGGAAGCGATCCGCCAGCTTCGTAACGAGCTCGAACCGTTCCAGACGGTGAGCGTCCATGTCACGCTGGTGCCCTATATCAAGGCGGCGGGCGAGCTGAAGACCAAGCCCACCCAGCACTCGGTGCGCGAGCTTGCCAGCCTCGGGATCAAGCCCGACATCCTGCTGTGCCGCGCCGAACATCCGATCCCCGAAAGCGAGCGCCAGAAGATCGCCAACTTCTGCAACGTGCGCAAGGAAGCAGTGATCCCGGCGCTGGATGCGCCCTCGATCTATTCGGTGCCGCAGCAATATCACGCCGAAGGGCTCGACAAGGAAGTGCTGCGCGCTTTCGGCATCACCGATGCGCCCGAGCCCGACATGGCCGCGTGGAGCGACGTCACCGACCGCTATTTCAACCCCGAGGGCGAGGTAACGATCGCTGTCGTCGGCAAGTATGTGGGCCTGCCCGATGCCTACAAGAGCCTCAACGAGGCGCTGGTGCATGGCGGGCTTGCCAACCGGGTGAAGGTCAATATCCGCTGGATCGACGCGGAAATCTTCGAAGGTGACAATTCCGAGATCGCGGCCGCGCTGGAGCCGATGCACGGCATCCTCGTGCCCGGCGGCTTCGGCGAGCGCGGGAGCGAGGGCAAGATCGCCGCAGTTACTTTCGCGCGCACCCGCAATGTGCCGTTCTTCGGCATCTGCCTCGGCATGCAGATGGCCTGCATCGAAGGCGCGCGCGCGGCCGGTTTCGCCGATGCCTCCTCGACCGAATTCGGCGAGACCGATACGCCGGTGGTGGGCATCATCACCGAATGGATGACCAAGGAAGGCATCGAGCAGCGCGAAGCGGGCGGGGATCTGGGCGGCACGATGCGTCTGGGCGCCTATCCGGCCAAGCTGGCCGCCAACAGCCACACCGCGCGCATCTATGGCGGGGCGGAGATCATCTCCGAACGCCACCGCCACCGCTACGAGGTCAACAGCGCTTTCATCGAGCCGCTGGAGAAGCAGGGCCTGATCTTTGCGGGCATGAGCCCGGACGGCCTGCTGCCCGAAATCGTCGAGCGGCCCGATCACCCGTGGTTCGTGGGCGTGCAGTTCCATCCGGAGCTGAAATCGCGCCCCTTCGATCCGCACCCACTGTTCGCCGGCTTCATCGCCGCAGCCCTGGAACAGTCGCGACTCGTCTGA
- the secG gene encoding preprotein translocase subunit SecG codes for MSLFLFLTVIQAIVAAALVGVVLMQRSEGGGLGIGGSPSGAFGARGAADFLTRATKWLAIVFVTLAIVLAALAVRESRVGTVSTTLERATGAPAPAVDPLAEPVAPVAPAPDAPAAPAGAPQGQ; via the coding sequence ATGTCGCTGTTCCTTTTCCTCACCGTGATCCAGGCCATCGTGGCCGCAGCTCTCGTCGGCGTGGTGCTGATGCAGCGTTCGGAAGGCGGCGGGCTGGGGATCGGCGGCAGCCCGTCTGGCGCTTTCGGTGCGCGCGGGGCAGCGGATTTCCTGACCCGGGCGACCAAGTGGCTGGCGATTGTCTTCGTCACCCTCGCCATCGTGCTCGCGGCGCTGGCCGTGCGCGAAAGCCGGGTGGGCACGGTCAGCACGACGCTGGAACGCGCCACCGGCGCTCCGGCCCCCGCGGTTGACCCGCTGGCCGAGCCGGTCGCACCCGTTGCGCCTGCCCCTGACGCACCCGCAGCGCCTGCCGGGGCTCCGCAGGGCCAGTAA
- the tpiA gene encoding triose-phosphate isomerase: MTRRPYIVGNWKMHGTRAMLSEARAIDRAAQRHMKVEVALAPPFTLIHPIHREAEQISVGAQDCHHADGGAFTGDISAAMVADAGAKFVILGHSERRQGHGESDALVRAKATAALGAGLRIIMCCGESAQTRDSGKAVAFVKKQLKASLPAPADAPADIAERITVAYEPIWAIGTGNAATTDDIAEMHSVIRKLLVSLYGAEQGGDVRILYGGSVKPENAAEIFAVPDVGGALVGGASLTADSFMGIVLAAGEPSDH, translated from the coding sequence ATGACTCGCCGACCCTACATCGTCGGAAACTGGAAAATGCATGGCACCCGCGCGATGCTTTCCGAAGCGCGCGCGATCGATCGTGCCGCCCAGCGCCACATGAAGGTCGAGGTCGCACTCGCGCCGCCCTTCACGCTGATCCACCCGATCCACCGCGAGGCCGAGCAGATCTCGGTCGGGGCGCAGGATTGCCACCACGCCGATGGCGGGGCCTTCACCGGCGATATTTCCGCCGCGATGGTGGCCGATGCCGGCGCCAAGTTCGTGATCCTCGGCCATTCCGAGCGCCGTCAGGGCCATGGCGAGAGCGATGCGCTGGTGCGCGCCAAGGCGACCGCAGCGCTCGGTGCAGGCCTGCGCATCATCATGTGCTGCGGCGAAAGCGCGCAGACCCGCGATTCGGGCAAGGCCGTGGCCTTCGTGAAGAAGCAATTGAAGGCCTCGCTGCCCGCACCCGCCGATGCGCCGGCCGATATCGCCGAGCGGATCACGGTCGCCTATGAACCGATCTGGGCGATCGGCACCGGCAATGCCGCGACCACCGATGACATTGCCGAAATGCACTCCGTCATCCGCAAGCTGCTCGTCAGCCTCTACGGCGCCGAGCAGGGCGGGGATGTGCGTATCCTTTACGGCGGCTCGGTAAAGCCGGAAAACGCGGCCGAAATTTTCGCCGTGCCCGATGTCGGCGGCGCGCTGGTGGGCGGCGCAAGCCTCACCGCCGACAGCTTCATGGGCATCGTGCTCGCTGCCGGCGAGCCGTCCGACCACTAA